The DNA window ttccggtagataaagtgttaatactttttaatgaatttttataaaaaaacatGTGCAGAAAGGCATAAAAGAAGATACTTATCACAGTAGAGGACCCTCTCAAGATCGCAGAATGTTCGCACGGGCGCAATTGTTCGCACTTACCGTCATCAAAAGAAAAGCACTAAACATGCTGAAGGTATATGCAGACATGACTTGGTAAACAATCTGCGCAGCTAACACGAGCTCGTAAGTTGGCGATTGATTGGTGTCAAACGGCATATCCATGTTGATGAGAAGTTGCCGAGAATTCGATTCGTTTGATTGTGGGATCGCGAGAGTGCCAACTGCATTACAAGTCACAGATATCATGTAGAGTGCCGGAATTGTGGTCGTTAAGAGGAATGATAGATCCCCCGTTTTTGATATCACATTATTTCTGTCGAACTCCGCATACTTCGCACAGTCGTCCTCCATCGTTGATAAGATTTCACGTAGCACGCtaagaaacaaaattattaatccCACATAATAACAAACCAAACTCGTGCGGAGGATTTCTAGCAGAAGCTGTTGATCACAAACATTACTCATTTCcttaaaatcaaaatattttatcatattacAAAGCTCGTAACCGATTTTTTAACTCTACGTTACACATTTGAGAAATAATCGCATAATTACTCGTGTGAGGTACCACACATCATGGTTCCATATACCTTaatatgaaattgaaaaattaaagctTCAAATACAGTAGGTAAATTACGATGAACCAATTATATCACAAttgatatattatattatattataatttgtcCAAAAAATATGGCACAACGTATATATGTCTTTTAAGTATCACGAATAGTTTTTgtttatgaaaatataaaatttgtctTTTGATTCGGTGGACGAGAAACTACATTGCCAGAGATTattggaacagaaatatgtgtacaaagaaaagaaattgcTGTTGCTTCGGGGCTACAAAATTAGAtgtaataattacaataataatattttactaGCATGGAATGCCATTCCATAGTAGGCGATGAAATATGCCTCACTCACCCATGATTAATCCACGCAACAAATAATTTACCGATCATCAAACTATACGTCAAGGCAACACTCAAGCTGTCGATCATCTCAATAAAGCCCTCAGTCTTAAAGTGCGTAATCATGTATTTGTACTGATAAATTTGGCAAAAAACAGTAGACAGCAACCAAAAAACTTTTCGTAAAACTGGGAAAGGTGTGCCCGGCCAAATGCCAATGAAATGGAGCCCATATTTGACAGACTGGCTAATTGTGTTTCGAGACATTATTCCACATGAAACTGATGAATTCACGTtttttcccttttcttttttaaattctgCCAGCCCCTGAATTCTCAAATTCCATTATGAACCAATCTTTGCCACTTTCACGACCAGTAAGTACTGCATTCACCTGTGCTCGGTGGATCTACACCAACTTCCTACGATATACTGAAAACTTGCTCGAGAACTATGTAAAAATAAAAGCCCGCGAAAGCAGTCCTCCGGCCGTTTGATGCGCGCACGCATGATCGGCATGAATATTCTAAATAATGTCGCGGTAATTGCAGGTTTCCCCAAGAATAAGAAGAGGCAGGAGCGAATTTGTTGAAGTTGCGGTCCCTGCTTTCCTCCAGTGGACAACGATTTCCATGAAAAATGCAGGAGCCGATGCACAACTGCCAGGATCATGTTAAATTGATTTAGTCAGAAGTCGTGTCGAACGCAGAGAGAAAACTTCtggaaataaaattgattttttccgcGTCCCGTAATAGCGTTATTATGGTTTGAGAATATCTGAAATATCGGTTTCATTTTTATCGCAAAATACAGAGACATAATACGATTTTATTCGAAAGAGATGAGCGCCGTCAGCAAGAAAGCAATTTCAATCATCAGAGGTTAGAATGGTAACTTGAACTTTCAAATGTATTTGAACTTTTCATTTTGACACATTAACATTTGACTAGAGATTAAGCACCTTAATATGTGAAGCAGCTGAAACGAACAGGTGACCTGAAAAATTAAACCAGTTCATACAAGCATGTTCCCCGTTTTTAATTTACGGTACCTCTGATTTGGATTTATACATCAGCTGTGCTCACCTAGTTATGTGTTCGGTATTCTAAAGGTGTTATTTTATAACTGCTAATTCCCTTGTAATTATTCAAGTGTTGTGCTTAAGACATCGCAAGAAATACTGACATGTAAGACGCCGACGCTTTCATAATCTACGGACACAGAAGACGGAAATATTTCAGAAACAAGAAAATTATTCACAATTAACAACCAATACTCACGCAGGCGACATTTAAAAACCTCACCGAGGTAAAGGTGTCCAAACTAAGGGCTGAGAATTTTCCGAAAGTCAACTGGAATCCTTTCTGGGATCTTAAAAGTAAGAGCATAACTTGTCGACTCGTTGAAGGCTGCAAGTCGTACCACGACATTTTGTATGCTGTTTCAACAATCATGTCGTTCTAaagaataaaagatacttttattataaacatattttttgttacACGAAATTGTTTAAGAACTTTAAGGTAACCCAAACTTATGAAAATCGGTATTCACCAGGCGTTGCAAAAATGCAGCAGTACTAAAAACGAATATATAGTATGGAACACGTTGTGGAGAAAAAACTGGAGACGTGACGATACATTTTTCGTAGTACATAATTTTATTCATCTAATGTGTTTATATTAGGTCgtccaaaaagtattttttcGCAATATACACATGTCGAATATCTGTCCATTAATGTTTTATTAATTCTTAAGCTTCCACTTATTTACCAACGTGATTTGGGTTTTAAAGAACGCATTATGCATTAATCGAAGAAGAAGcaaacttttgggacaacctaacaTTTTTACAACACCATGCTAAATTGAACGTAATTAAATGTCAATGATGGTAACATTTCAAAGAAGAGTTAAATTAAGATAATATTACTTATCAGGGTGtctagaaatattattacaGTAGATTATCTCCGAAAGTGTTGGAGATATAAAcagttttttatttaaaaattctgaacaacttACCTTACCGTTGAGGTACTCTCCAGCGAAGCAACATATGAATATTTCTATGCAAATCGCAACGTAGCAAAAAGCAAACTTCACCAGTTCTGAAAAATCGCTTCCATTTTGAACCCCCTGCagtatgaaaatgtatttttagatAAAACATCATATGTACAAGTTTTGGAATGCCAAGAAAAAGTCAGCTCCATCAAAAAATTCGTTTATTGAATTCTTCAGGGAACTATTAATTAGATTATGCATGGTTCAATTGATTTGACATGATTCCATCAATGAGTACACACGAGCAAATACCTTTTGATTGGCCGCACACAAACGACGAAAACAACATTACTTACTATTACAACAAGATATCCTAGACAGCATAAAACTATTGTGTTCGCCATAAGTTGAGCCAAAGATATGAATGTAAAGAGTTCTTCAATTCGCTCCGCAAACAGGATGAGTTCTTGATGTCTCACAGCAACGAATCGTAAATGCTTCTCGTCTTTAGAAGATGCAATTTTTGTCATTGCGTCGCATAATATTTCAATATGACATCCCATATGAAATATCTAAAATAGACGTACCACAGAAAAATACTTTAAAACCCATATACTCATACAAATCTACTAGCAACAATACAATAAGTGGTCACAATACACTTACCAGCATTAAAAGAAGACCTGTAAGAATACTATACACATACGATATCGACATAAAGCTAATAGTTTGTAGAGCCACCACGAGCTCATAATTTGGCGATTCGACGGTATCGAAAGGCAAATCCATGCTCATAAGAAGACGTCGAGGCATAGTATCGTTAGAATATGGAGCTGCGAGACTAGTAGCTGCATAAAAAACTGTATTCCCCACATACACAATAACAAGTGTCCTCGTTACAACTTGACAAAGGTTCGCTGCATTCGATATCAAATTCTTTGAATCGTCGACAAAATATTTAACACAATCCTCCTCCATAGATGTTAACATGTCGCGCAACACACTGCGAGACATCGTTATTAGAAGACACACAAATGACTGCCTTTAGATACAAAGTGTCTGAATAAACTAACCATATAAGTAGATATTAACAATACTCGGTATGTATTGCCTCACTGTGCACCGAATTTGAGACAATAAAAATGATGCGAATTCTTCAATCCCTCTAAGGGTGAAAATGAACATGATGAATTTGGAACGCGAGATTATTCGAATTTGGCAGAAAAAAATTGCACAAGAATGTTATAGAACGCTCAATTGTCTGGGAGatccaatttttataaaaacagGGACGTAAGAACATTGTTGCACCATTCGAGAATtgataaaatcattaaaaacaaaaatttctttttatctaATTTCTGTTGCTTGAAATCGACTTCGAACAAGTCCactttgcatagaaatccgcaggAATGAACAATATCTACTACGGAACAACTTACCCATGATTCATCGACACAACAATTAATTTAACAAGCATTAAAATATACGTGAAAATTACAGCGAGACAGTCAAATAGTTGTGGGAGCTCTTGAGAACGGAAATGCCTAATCACGTACATATACTGATAAAATAGGGGTACAACTGTGAACAAGATCCAAAGGAATTTACGAAAACCTGGAAACGGTGTGCCAGGCCAGACACCAACGATACGAAGTCCATACTTAATCGATTGGCTAATTGTACTTCGAAATCTCATTTCACTTAAAATTTATATCCTCGTGTTACTTCTTAAATTTCACTTCTCGATTCCACAAAGTCCATTATGACCGAACCACGTTTGTCGATAGTACTCTCGGTAGTGTTGCCTGATCTTGTTGCGACAGACTGGAAACTTTGTCGAAAACAATATGGAAAAAGATGGTTGAAGCGCACTCGCACGATCTTCATAAATATTCGAAATAACACCACAATGATTACGGGTTTGTCGAGAACAGAAAAAGACGAGGGAGGATTTGTTTATGCTAAAGTTCTTGCTTGGTGCGCTGACCATCGATTTCCATAAAAAATGCAGCAGCAGCAGACAGGGGACCCACAAGATCATGTTAAATTGATTTACTGAGATGTCGCGTTGGTTTGAAGTTTCGCATCCGGAGGAAAAACTGCTAgacgtaaaaatgttttcctCTAAATTCAATGATAATGATAACGTTATTTTAGTGTAAAGAAAGTTGTGATACTGCATTCATTTCTCCTTCCGACGACTGAGCTAGCAAATCATTTTTTCCAGAGGGACAAGTGTTTGCGAGAAAGCAGTTACTGTAACTACAAAATACAATGTAAGTTGGAGTTTCGaacattatatttaattttttcatttgtatACATTATCATTTGACTAAAGGTAAAGTACCGTAGCGTCTTTAACACGCGCCTGTGGTGAACAGATGGCCTGGAAAAAATTATGTTAGTTCATACAGGCATCTTCTGCTTCTATTTCATTTACGTGTGTGCACATGTCGCATCCGTGAtgtttctttcttatttatttttatattttagtagtGCTCACCTACACTTCAAGCTGTTaattcctttgtaacgtttcaATTACAATGCACTACAGATGGAACAATTGCGAAACGTTGCTTTCAAGACATCGCAAGGAATACTGACATGTAAGACGCCGACGCTTTCATAATCTACGAGTATGGAAACCAGCATTATTTACTGAAATTGATTGGAGCTTGTTTTATGAATATCGTGAACTTTATCTGCACAAAAATTGTTCGCAAAGAGTGCCCCTTGCGAGCACATAGATGAAATTTAAAAGTCTTACCCAAGTGAAGGTTTCCAAACTAAGGGCTGAAAATTTGCCAAAAGTTAGACGCAATCCTTTCTGAGATCTCAAAAGTAACAGTATTACTTGTCGACTCATAGAAGGCTGCAAATTG is part of the Halictus rubicundus isolate RS-2024b chromosome 3, iyHalRubi1_principal, whole genome shotgun sequence genome and encodes:
- the LOC143352385 gene encoding odorant receptor 10-like isoform X5, whose product is MSRNTISQSVKYGLHFIGIWPGTPFPVLRKVFWLLSTVFCQIYQYKYMITHFKTEGFIEMIDSLSVALTYSLMIGKLFVAWINHGVLREILSTMEDDCAKYAEFDRNNVISKTGDLSFLLTTTIPALYMISVTCNAVGTLAIPQSNESNSRQLLINMDMPFDTNQSPTYELVLAAQIVYQVMSAYTFSMFSAFLLMTILHAGCVIDILCNIIRHISSQEGGQFRFVAIRHQEIILFTQRIERLFTYIALCQLLTNTLIICCLGFLFITVINTDFVISMHKALQVENGLPLILKSFLFYVVICLEIFVYCFAGEYLNTKSKMIVDAICETTWYDLQPTTSRRLVLLILKSQKGLPLTFGKFSSLSLQSFANIMKASASYMSVLLAMS
- the LOC143352385 gene encoding odorant receptor 10-like isoform X8, whose translation is MSRNTISQSVKYGLHFIGIWPGTPFPVLRKVFWLLSTVFCQIYQYKYMITHFKTEGFIEMIDSLSVALTYSLMIGKLFVAWINHGVLREILSTMEDDCAKYAEFDRNNVISKTGDLSFLLTTTIPALYMISVTCNAVGTLAIPQSNESNSRQLLINMDMPFDTNQSPTYELVLAAQIVYQVMSAYTFSMFSAFLLMTILHAGCVIDILCNIIRHISSQEGGQFRFVAIRHQEIILFTQRIERLFTYIALCQLLTNTLIICCLGFLFITALQVENGLPLILKSFLFYVVICLEIFVYCFAGEYLNTKSKMIVDAICETTWYDLQPTTSRRLVLLILKSQKGLPLTFGKFSSLSLQSFANIMKASASYMSVLLAMS
- the LOC143352385 gene encoding odorant receptor 10-like isoform X6, whose protein sequence is MSRNTISQSVKYGLHFIGIWPGTPFPVLRKVFWLLSTVFCQIYQYKYMITHFKTEGFIEMIDSLSVALTYSLMIGKLFVAWINHGVLREILSTMEDDCAKYAEFDRNNVISKTGDLSFLLTTTIPALYMISVTCNAVGTLAIPQSNESNSRQLLINMDMPFDTNQSPTYELVLAAQIVYQVMSAYTFSMFSAFLLMTILHAGCVIDILCNIIPHLSSEKEGQFRFVAMRHQEIILFTQRIERLFTYIALCQLLTNTLIICCLGFLFITVINTGFVISMHKALQVENGLPLILKSFLFYVVMCSEIFMYCFAGEYLNTKSKMIVDAICETTWYDLQPTTSRRLVLLILKSQKGLPLTFGKFSSLSLQSFANIMKASASYMSVLLAMS
- the LOC143352388 gene encoding odorant receptor 13a-like isoform X2, with amino-acid sequence MRFRSTISQSIKYGLRIVGVWPGTPFPGLLLMLIFHMGCHIEILCDAMTKIASSKDEKHLRFVAVRHQELILFAERIEELFTFISLAQLMANTIVLCCLGYLVVIGVQNGSDFSELVKFAFCYVAICIEIFICCFAGEYLNGKNDMIVETAYKMSWYDLQPSTSRQVMLLLLRSQKGFQLTFGKFSALSLDTFTSIMKASASYMSVFLAMS
- the LOC143352388 gene encoding odorant receptor 82a-like isoform X1, whose translation is MRFRSTISQSIKYGLRIVGVWPGTPFPGFRKFLWILFTVVPLFYQYMYVIRHFRSQELPQLFDCLAVIFTYILMLVKLIVVSMNHGVLRDMLTSMEEDCVKYFVDDSKNLISNAANLCQVVTRTLVIVYVGNTVFYAATSLAAPYSNDTMPRRLLMSMDLPFDTVESPNYELVVALQTISFMSISYVYSILTGLLLMLIFHMGCHIEILCDAMTKIASSKDEKHLRFVAVRHQELILFAERIEELFTFISLAQLMANTIVLCCLGYLVVIGVQNGSDFSELVKFAFCYVAICIEIFICCFAGEYLNGKNDMIVETAYKMSWYDLQPSTSRQVMLLLLRSQKGFQLTFGKFSALSLDTFTSIMKASASYMSVFLAMS